One part of the Arabidopsis thaliana chromosome 1 sequence genome encodes these proteins:
- the NLA gene encoding SPX (SYG1/Pho81/XPR1) domain-containing protein (nitrogen limitation adaptation (NLA); CONTAINS InterPro DOMAIN/s: Zinc finger, RING-type, conserved site (InterPro:IPR017907), Zinc finger, RING-type (InterPro:IPR001841), SPX, N-terminal (InterPro:IPR004331); BEST Arabidopsis thaliana protein match is: SPX (SYG1/Pho81/XPR1) domain-containing protein / zinc finger (C3HC4-type RING finger) protein-related (TAIR:AT2G38920.2); Has 30201 Blast hits to 17322 proteins in 780 species: Archae - 12; Bacteria - 1396; Metazoa - 17338; Fungi - 3422; Plants - 5037; Viruses - 0; Other Eukaryotes - 2996 (source: NCBI BLink).) has product MKFCKKYEEYMQGQKEKKNLPGVGFKKLKKILKRCRRNHVPSRISFTDAINHNCSRECPVCDGTFFPELLKEMEDVVGWFNEHAQKLLELHLASGFTKCLTWLRGNSRKKDHHGLIQEGKDLVNYALINAVAIRKILKKYDKIHESRQGQAFKTQVQKMRIEILQSPWLCELMAFHINLKESKKESGATITSPPPPVHALFDGCALTFDDGKPLLSCELSDSVKVDIDLTCSICLDTVFDPISLTCGHIYCYMCACSAASVNVVDGLKTAEATEKCPLCREDGVYKGAVHLDELNILLKRRDYWEERRKTERAERLQQAKEYWDYQCRSFTGI; this is encoded by the exons atgaagttTTGTAAGAAGTATGAAGAGTACATGCAAGGacagaaggagaagaagaatcttccTGGTGTTGGGTTTAAGAAACTCAAGAAGATTCTCAAGAGATGCAGGAGAAATCATGTTCCTTCTAGAATTTCTTTTACTGATGCAATCAACCACAATTGTTCTCGTGAATGCCCAG TTTGTGATGGGACTTTTTTCCCGGAGCTTCTCAAGGAAATGGAAGATGTTGTTGGATGGTTTAACGAGCATGCTCAGAAGCTTCTTGAGCTTCATTTAGCTTCTGGTTTTACAAAGTGTCTTACTTGGCTCAGAGGCAACAGTCGAAAAAAGGACCATCATGGTTTGATCCAAGAGGGTAAAGATTTGGTTAATTACGCTCTCATCAATGCCGTCGCCATTCGAAAAATCCTCAAGAAATATGACAAG ATTCATGAGTCTAGGCAAGGACAAGCGTTTAAGACTCAGGTCCAGAAAATGCGAATAGAAATCCTTCAGTCACCGTGGCTCTGCGAGCTTATGGCGTTTCACATCAATCTGAAAGAATCTAAGAAGGAATCTGGAGCTACTATaacttctcctcctcctcctgttCATGCATTGTTTGATGGTTGCGCTTTGACTTTCGACGATGGGAAGCCTTTACTTTCCTGCGAGCTCTCTGATTCCGTCAAAGTTGACATTGACTTGACTTGTTCAATATGCCTG GACACGGTGTTTGATCCAATATCTCTAACCTGCGGTCACATATATTGCTACATGTGTGCTTGCTCTGCTGCATCAGTAAACGTAGTTGATGGCTTGAAAACCGCAGAAGCAACTGAAAAATGCCCGCTTTGCCGTGAG GATGGGGTTTATAAAGGTGCTGTTCACTTGGATGAGCTCAATATTTTACTTAAGCGAAG AGACTATTGGGAAGAAAGGCGTAAAACAGAGAGAGCAGAAAGGTTACAACAAGCAAAGGAATATTGGGATTACCAATGCCGAAGCTTCACTGGAATATGA
- the NLA gene encoding SPX (SYG1/Pho81/XPR1) domain-containing protein (nitrogen limitation adaptation (NLA); CONTAINS InterPro DOMAIN/s: Zinc finger, RING-type, conserved site (InterPro:IPR017907), Zinc finger, RING-type (InterPro:IPR001841), SPX, N-terminal (InterPro:IPR004331); BEST Arabidopsis thaliana protein match is: SPX (SYG1/Pho81/XPR1) domain-containing protein / zinc finger (C3HC4-type RING finger) protein-related (TAIR:AT2G38920.1); Has 2026 Blast hits to 2013 proteins in 210 species: Archae - 0; Bacteria - 0; Metazoa - 1472; Fungi - 138; Plants - 261; Viruses - 0; Other Eukaryotes - 155 (source: NCBI BLink).) — MKFCKKYEEYMQGQKEKKNLPGVGFKKLKKILKRCRRNHVPSRISFTDAINHNCSRECPVCDGTFFPELLKEMEDVVGWFNEHAQKLLELHLASGFTKCLTWLRGNSRKKDHHGLIQEGKDLVNYALINAVAIRKILKKYDKIHESRQGQAFKTQVQKMRIEILQSPWLCELMAFHINLKESKKESGATITSPPPPVHALFDGCALTFDDGKPLLSCELSDSVKVDIDLTCSICLDTVFDPISLTCGHIYCYMCACSAASVNVVDGLKTAEATEKCPLCREDGVYKGAVHLDELNILLKRSCRDYWEERRKTERAERLQQAKEYWDYQCRSFTGI; from the exons atgaagttTTGTAAGAAGTATGAAGAGTACATGCAAGGacagaaggagaagaagaatcttccTGGTGTTGGGTTTAAGAAACTCAAGAAGATTCTCAAGAGATGCAGGAGAAATCATGTTCCTTCTAGAATTTCTTTTACTGATGCAATCAACCACAATTGTTCTCGTGAATGCCCAG TTTGTGATGGGACTTTTTTCCCGGAGCTTCTCAAGGAAATGGAAGATGTTGTTGGATGGTTTAACGAGCATGCTCAGAAGCTTCTTGAGCTTCATTTAGCTTCTGGTTTTACAAAGTGTCTTACTTGGCTCAGAGGCAACAGTCGAAAAAAGGACCATCATGGTTTGATCCAAGAGGGTAAAGATTTGGTTAATTACGCTCTCATCAATGCCGTCGCCATTCGAAAAATCCTCAAGAAATATGACAAG ATTCATGAGTCTAGGCAAGGACAAGCGTTTAAGACTCAGGTCCAGAAAATGCGAATAGAAATCCTTCAGTCACCGTGGCTCTGCGAGCTTATGGCGTTTCACATCAATCTGAAAGAATCTAAGAAGGAATCTGGAGCTACTATaacttctcctcctcctcctgttCATGCATTGTTTGATGGTTGCGCTTTGACTTTCGACGATGGGAAGCCTTTACTTTCCTGCGAGCTCTCTGATTCCGTCAAAGTTGACATTGACTTGACTTGTTCAATATGCCTG GACACGGTGTTTGATCCAATATCTCTAACCTGCGGTCACATATATTGCTACATGTGTGCTTGCTCTGCTGCATCAGTAAACGTAGTTGATGGCTTGAAAACCGCAGAAGCAACTGAAAAATGCCCGCTTTGCCGTGAG GATGGGGTTTATAAAGGTGCTGTTCACTTGGATGAGCTCAATATTTTACTTAAGCGAAG CTGCAGAGACTATTGGGAAGAAAGGCGTAAAACAGAGAGAGCAGAAAGGTTACAACAAGCAAAGGAATATTGGGATTACCAATGCCGAAGCTTCACTGGAATATGA
- the NLA gene encoding SPX (SYG1/Pho81/XPR1) domain-containing protein, with protein MKFCKKYEEYMQGQKEKKNLPGVGFKKLKKILKRCRRNHVPSRISFTDAINHNCSRECPVCDGTFFPELLKEMEDVVGWFNEHAQKLLELHLASGFTKCLTWLRGNSRKKDHHGLIQEGKDLVNYALINAVAIRKILKKYDKIHESRQGQAFKTQVQKMRIEILQSPWLCELMAFHINLKESKKESGATITSPPPPVHALFDGCALTFDDGKPLLSCELSDSVKVDIDLTCSICLVRNLRRISM; from the exons atgaagttTTGTAAGAAGTATGAAGAGTACATGCAAGGacagaaggagaagaagaatcttccTGGTGTTGGGTTTAAGAAACTCAAGAAGATTCTCAAGAGATGCAGGAGAAATCATGTTCCTTCTAGAATTTCTTTTACTGATGCAATCAACCACAATTGTTCTCGTGAATGCCCAG TTTGTGATGGGACTTTTTTCCCGGAGCTTCTCAAGGAAATGGAAGATGTTGTTGGATGGTTTAACGAGCATGCTCAGAAGCTTCTTGAGCTTCATTTAGCTTCTGGTTTTACAAAGTGTCTTACTTGGCTCAGAGGCAACAGTCGAAAAAAGGACCATCATGGTTTGATCCAAGAGGGTAAAGATTTGGTTAATTACGCTCTCATCAATGCCGTCGCCATTCGAAAAATCCTCAAGAAATATGACAAG ATTCATGAGTCTAGGCAAGGACAAGCGTTTAAGACTCAGGTCCAGAAAATGCGAATAGAAATCCTTCAGTCACCGTGGCTCTGCGAGCTTATGGCGTTTCACATCAATCTGAAAGAATCTAAGAAGGAATCTGGAGCTACTATaacttctcctcctcctcctgttCATGCATTGTTTGATGGTTGCGCTTTGACTTTCGACGATGGGAAGCCTTTACTTTCCTGCGAGCTCTCTGATTCCGTCAAAGTTGACATTGACTTGACTTGTTCAATATGCCTGGTAAGAAACTTAAGAAGAATCTCAATGTAG
- a CDS encoding nucleolar-like protein (FUNCTIONS IN: molecular_function unknown; INVOLVED IN: biological_process unknown; EXPRESSED IN: 23 plant structures; EXPRESSED DURING: 13 growth stages; CONTAINS InterPro DOMAIN/s: Ribosome biogenesis protein Nop16 (InterPro:IPR019002); Has 104 Blast hits to 104 proteins in 57 species: Archae - 0; Bacteria - 0; Metazoa - 0; Fungi - 63; Plants - 35; Viruses - 0; Other Eukaryotes - 6 (source: NCBI BLink).) codes for MARSRRKYRNSRAKVRVALPKKNPNIFKPAFNFPPKLRALMGDDVPEWDDQASVIQNYKSFGVISNPNLLGIRARTDHMIQDDSLNVPPPVEPPTDDPIAKEFEPIDSGSELEEDDLKTALGKQRKDGKSAPLQPLTTMQRTHIRRLVEKHGDDIEGMYRDRKLNSMQHSVATLRKLCTRYQIYKDKNPILVS; via the exons ATGGCGAGGTCGAGAAGAAAGTACAGGAACTCTAGGGCTAAAGTTCGCGTTGCTCTTCCTAAGAAGAACCCTAATATCTTTAAACCAGCTTTCAACTTCCCTCCCAAGCTCCGCGCTCTCATGGGAGACGATGTCCCTGAATGGGACGATCAAGCTAGCGTTATCCAGAACTACAAATCCTTTGGCGTCATCTCTAACCCTAATTTGCTTGGTATCCGAGCTCGTACCGACCATATGATTCAGGATGATTCCCTCAACGTTCCTCCACCTGTAGAGCCACCGACTGATGATCCTATTGCTAAGGAGTTCGAGCCCATTGATTCTGGAAGCGAACTTGAGGAAGACG ATCTTAAGACAGCATTGGGGAAGCAAAGAAAAGATGGAAAGAGTGCTCCTTTACAGCCGCTTACCACTATGCAACGCACACATATAAGGCGTTTGGTGGAGAAACATGGTGATGACATTGAG GGCATGTACCGAGACAGGAAGCTAAACTCGATGCAGCATTCGGTTGCAACACTTCGAAAGCTATGTACGAGATATCAGATTTACAAAGACAAGAACCCGATTTTAgtttcatga
- the TPK1 gene encoding thiamine pyrophosphokinase1 (thiamin pyrophosphokinase1 (TPK1); FUNCTIONS IN: thiamin diphosphokinase activity; INVOLVED IN: thiamin metabolic process; LOCATED IN: cytosol; EXPRESSED IN: 6 plant structures; CONTAINS InterPro DOMAIN/s: Thiamin pyrophosphokinase, vitamin B1-binding domain (InterPro:IPR007373), Thiamin pyrophosphokinase (InterPro:IPR006282), Thiamin pyrophosphokinase, catalytic domain (InterPro:IPR007371); BEST Arabidopsis thaliana protein match is: thiamin pyrophosphokinase 2 (TAIR:AT2G44750.2); Has 30201 Blast hits to 17322 proteins in 780 species: Archae - 12; Bacteria - 1396; Metazoa - 17338; Fungi - 3422; Plants - 5037; Viruses - 0; Other Eukaryotes - 2996 (source: NCBI BLink).), producing the protein MDSIRRDVLDFYINLGTKVIDESHDQDTTDLDKCILYIRHSTLNQETSGLQILATGALGGRFDHEAGNLNVLYRYPDTRIVLLSDDCLIQLLPKTHRHEIHIQSSLEGPHCGLIPIGTPSAKTTTSGLQWDLSNTEMRFGGLISTSNLVKEEKITVESDSDLLWTISIKKTGLSIQDHTP; encoded by the exons ATGGATTCTATACGTCGTGACGTCCTCGACTTTTATATAAACTTG GGAACTAAGGTTATAGATGAATCTCATGATCAAGACACCACAGATCTTGATAAATGCATTTTGTATATCCGTCACTCTACTTTGAATCAAGAGACTTCCGga CTCCAGATTCTTGCCACTGGAGCACTTGGAGGAAGATTTGATCATGAAGCCGGTAATCTCAACGTCTTATATCGATATCCAGATACAAGGATAGTCCTTTTATCTGACGATTGCCTCATCCAACTCCTTCCAAAGACTCATCGACATGAAATACATATTCAGTCTTCTCTAGAAGGGCCTCACTGTGGACTCATACCCATTGGAACTCCATCtgctaaaaccacaacctCAGGGCTTCAATGGGATCTCA GCAACACTGAGATGAGATTTGGTGGGTTGATAAGTACATCCAACTtggttaaagaagagaaaatcacAGTCGAATCGGATTCGGATCTTCTCTGGACTATATCCATCAAGAAAACAGGACTTTCCATACAAGACCATACACCTTAG
- the TPK1 gene encoding thiamine pyrophosphokinase1 (thiamin pyrophosphokinase1 (TPK1); FUNCTIONS IN: thiamin diphosphokinase activity; INVOLVED IN: thiamin metabolic process; LOCATED IN: cytosol; EXPRESSED IN: 6 plant structures; CONTAINS InterPro DOMAIN/s: Thiamin pyrophosphokinase, vitamin B1-binding domain (InterPro:IPR007373), Thiamin pyrophosphokinase (InterPro:IPR006282), Thiamin pyrophosphokinase, catalytic domain (InterPro:IPR007371); BEST Arabidopsis thaliana protein match is: thiamin pyrophosphokinase 2 (TAIR:AT2G44750.2); Has 1216 Blast hits to 1216 proteins in 497 species: Archae - 0; Bacteria - 615; Metazoa - 133; Fungi - 131; Plants - 88; Viruses - 0; Other Eukaryotes - 249 (source: NCBI BLink).), translating to MKKNLYFRYKPDVIKGDMDSIRRDVLDFYINLGTKVIDESHDQDTTDLDKCILYIRHSTLNQETSGLQILATGALGGRFDHEAGNLNVLYRYPDTRIVLLSDDCLIQLLPKTHRHEIHIQSSLEGPHCGLIPIGTPSAKTTTSGLQWDLSNTEMRFGGLISTSNLVKEEKITVESDSDLLWTISIKKTGLSIQDHTP from the exons ATGAAGAAGAACTTGTATTTTAGGTATAAGCCGGATGTTATCAAAGGAGATATGGATTCTATACGTCGTGACGTCCTCGACTTTTATATAAACTTG GGAACTAAGGTTATAGATGAATCTCATGATCAAGACACCACAGATCTTGATAAATGCATTTTGTATATCCGTCACTCTACTTTGAATCAAGAGACTTCCGga CTCCAGATTCTTGCCACTGGAGCACTTGGAGGAAGATTTGATCATGAAGCCGGTAATCTCAACGTCTTATATCGATATCCAGATACAAGGATAGTCCTTTTATCTGACGATTGCCTCATCCAACTCCTTCCAAAGACTCATCGACATGAAATACATATTCAGTCTTCTCTAGAAGGGCCTCACTGTGGACTCATACCCATTGGAACTCCATCtgctaaaaccacaacctCAGGGCTTCAATGGGATCTCA GCAACACTGAGATGAGATTTGGTGGGTTGATAAGTACATCCAACTtggttaaagaagagaaaatcacAGTCGAATCGGATTCGGATCTTCTCTGGACTATATCCATCAAGAAAACAGGACTTTCCATACAAGACCATACACCTTAG
- the TPK1 gene encoding thiamine pyrophosphokinase1 (thiamin pyrophosphokinase1 (TPK1); FUNCTIONS IN: thiamin diphosphokinase activity; INVOLVED IN: thiamin metabolic process; LOCATED IN: cytosol; EXPRESSED IN: 6 plant structures; CONTAINS InterPro DOMAIN/s: Thiamin pyrophosphokinase, vitamin B1-binding domain (InterPro:IPR007373), Thiamin pyrophosphokinase, eukaryotic (InterPro:IPR016966), Thiamin pyrophosphokinase (InterPro:IPR006282), Thiamin pyrophosphokinase, catalytic domain (InterPro:IPR007371); BEST Arabidopsis thaliana protein match is: thiamin pyrophosphokinase 2 (TAIR:AT2G44750.2); Has 1306 Blast hits to 1304 proteins in 531 species: Archae - 0; Bacteria - 677; Metazoa - 135; Fungi - 134; Plants - 93; Viruses - 0; Other Eukaryotes - 267 (source: NCBI BLink).), producing MDVMIHSSSFLLPCDETSTGTRYALVVLNQSLPRFTPLLWEHAKLRLCADGGANRIYDELPLFFPNEDALAIRNRYKPDVIKGDMDSIRRDVLDFYINLGTKVIDESHDQDTTDLDKCILYIRHSTLNQETSGLQILATGALGGRFDHEAGNLNVLYRYPDTRIVLLSDDCLIQLLPKTHRHEIHIQSSLEGPHCGLIPIGTPSAKTTTSGLQWDLSNTEMRFGGLISTSNLVKEEKITVESDSDLLWTISIKKTGLSIQDHTP from the exons ATGGATGTTATGATTCACTCTTCAAGCTTTCTCCTCCCTTGCGACGAAACTAGTACAGGGACGAGATACGCTCTCGTTGTTCTGAACCAGAGTTTGCCACGATTCACTCCTCTTCTCTGGGAACATG CAAAACTTCGTCTCTGTGCTGATGGAGGCGCTAATCGCATCTACGACGAATTGCCTCTCTTCTTCCCTAATGAAGACGCTTTGGCCATTCGAAACAG GTATAAGCCGGATGTTATCAAAGGAGATATGGATTCTATACGTCGTGACGTCCTCGACTTTTATATAAACTTG GGAACTAAGGTTATAGATGAATCTCATGATCAAGACACCACAGATCTTGATAAATGCATTTTGTATATCCGTCACTCTACTTTGAATCAAGAGACTTCCGga CTCCAGATTCTTGCCACTGGAGCACTTGGAGGAAGATTTGATCATGAAGCCGGTAATCTCAACGTCTTATATCGATATCCAGATACAAGGATAGTCCTTTTATCTGACGATTGCCTCATCCAACTCCTTCCAAAGACTCATCGACATGAAATACATATTCAGTCTTCTCTAGAAGGGCCTCACTGTGGACTCATACCCATTGGAACTCCATCtgctaaaaccacaacctCAGGGCTTCAATGGGATCTCA GCAACACTGAGATGAGATTTGGTGGGTTGATAAGTACATCCAACTtggttaaagaagagaaaatcacAGTCGAATCGGATTCGGATCTTCTCTGGACTATATCCATCAAGAAAACAGGACTTTCCATACAAGACCATACACCTTAG
- the TPK1 gene encoding thiamine pyrophosphokinase1 (thiamin pyrophosphokinase1 (TPK1); FUNCTIONS IN: thiamin diphosphokinase activity; INVOLVED IN: thiamin metabolic process; LOCATED IN: cytosol; EXPRESSED IN: 6 plant structures; CONTAINS InterPro DOMAIN/s: Thiamin pyrophosphokinase, vitamin B1-binding domain (InterPro:IPR007373), Thiamin pyrophosphokinase, eukaryotic (InterPro:IPR016966), Thiamin pyrophosphokinase (InterPro:IPR006282), Thiamin pyrophosphokinase, catalytic domain (InterPro:IPR007371); BEST Arabidopsis thaliana protein match is: thiamin pyrophosphokinase 2 (TAIR:AT2G44750.2); Has 1298 Blast hits to 1296 proteins in 527 species: Archae - 0; Bacteria - 670; Metazoa - 134; Fungi - 134; Plants - 93; Viruses - 0; Other Eukaryotes - 267 (source: NCBI BLink).) — MSAMDVMIHSSSFLLPCDETSTGTRYALVVLNQSLPRFTPLLWEHAKLRLCADGGANRIYDELPLFFPNEDALAIRNRYKPDVIKGDMDSIRRDVLDFYINLGTKVIDESHDQDTTDLDKCILYIRHSTLNQETSGLQILATGALGGRFDHEAGNLNVLYRYPDTRIVLLSDDCLIQLLPKTHRHEIHIQSSLEGPHCGLIPIGTPSAKTTTSGLQWDLSNTEMRFGGLISTSNLVKEEKITVESDSDLLWTISIKKTGLSIQDHTP; from the exons ATGTCAGCCATGGATGTTATGATTCACTCTTCAAGCTTTCTCCTCCCTTGCGACGAAACTAGTACAGGGACGAGATACGCTCTCGTTGTTCTGAACCAGAGTTTGCCACGATTCACTCCTCTTCTCTGGGAACATG CAAAACTTCGTCTCTGTGCTGATGGAGGCGCTAATCGCATCTACGACGAATTGCCTCTCTTCTTCCCTAATGAAGACGCTTTGGCCATTCGAAACAG GTATAAGCCGGATGTTATCAAAGGAGATATGGATTCTATACGTCGTGACGTCCTCGACTTTTATATAAACTTG GGAACTAAGGTTATAGATGAATCTCATGATCAAGACACCACAGATCTTGATAAATGCATTTTGTATATCCGTCACTCTACTTTGAATCAAGAGACTTCCGga CTCCAGATTCTTGCCACTGGAGCACTTGGAGGAAGATTTGATCATGAAGCCGGTAATCTCAACGTCTTATATCGATATCCAGATACAAGGATAGTCCTTTTATCTGACGATTGCCTCATCCAACTCCTTCCAAAGACTCATCGACATGAAATACATATTCAGTCTTCTCTAGAAGGGCCTCACTGTGGACTCATACCCATTGGAACTCCATCtgctaaaaccacaacctCAGGGCTTCAATGGGATCTCA GCAACACTGAGATGAGATTTGGTGGGTTGATAAGTACATCCAACTtggttaaagaagagaaaatcacAGTCGAATCGGATTCGGATCTTCTCTGGACTATATCCATCAAGAAAACAGGACTTTCCATACAAGACCATACACCTTAG
- the TPK1 gene encoding thiamine pyrophosphokinase1, with protein MSAMDVMIHSSSFLLPCDETSTGTRYALVVLNQSLPRFTPLLWEHAKLRLCADGGANRIYDELPLFFPNEDALAIRNRSNFLKLYKPDVIKGDMDSIRRDVLDFYINLGTKVIDESHDQDTTDLDKCILYIRHSTLNQETSGLQILATGALGGRFDHEAGNLNVLYRYPDTRIVLLSDDCLIQLLPKTHRHEIHIQSSLEGPHCGLIPIGTPSAKTTTSGLQWDLSNTEMRFGGLISTSNLVKEEKITVESDSDLLWTISIKKTGLSIQDHTP; from the exons ATGTCAGCCATGGATGTTATGATTCACTCTTCAAGCTTTCTCCTCCCTTGCGACGAAACTAGTACAGGGACGAGATACGCTCTCGTTGTTCTGAACCAGAGTTTGCCACGATTCACTCCTCTTCTCTGGGAACATG CAAAACTTCGTCTCTGTGCTGATGGAGGCGCTAATCGCATCTACGACGAATTGCCTCTCTTCTTCCCTAATGAAGACGCTTTGGCCATTCGAAACAGGTCCAACTTTCTGAAGCT GTATAAGCCGGATGTTATCAAAGGAGATATGGATTCTATACGTCGTGACGTCCTCGACTTTTATATAAACTTG GGAACTAAGGTTATAGATGAATCTCATGATCAAGACACCACAGATCTTGATAAATGCATTTTGTATATCCGTCACTCTACTTTGAATCAAGAGACTTCCGga CTCCAGATTCTTGCCACTGGAGCACTTGGAGGAAGATTTGATCATGAAGCCGGTAATCTCAACGTCTTATATCGATATCCAGATACAAGGATAGTCCTTTTATCTGACGATTGCCTCATCCAACTCCTTCCAAAGACTCATCGACATGAAATACATATTCAGTCTTCTCTAGAAGGGCCTCACTGTGGACTCATACCCATTGGAACTCCATCtgctaaaaccacaacctCAGGGCTTCAATGGGATCTCA GCAACACTGAGATGAGATTTGGTGGGTTGATAAGTACATCCAACTtggttaaagaagagaaaatcacAGTCGAATCGGATTCGGATCTTCTCTGGACTATATCCATCAAGAAAACAGGACTTTCCATACAAGACCATACACCTTAG